Proteins encoded within one genomic window of uncultured Draconibacterium sp.:
- the hisC gene encoding histidinol-phosphate transaminase, whose protein sequence is MELNNLLRENIKNLKPYSSARDEYSGDAMVFLDANENPFNEPYNRYPDPLQRIVKEKIAVIKKVGSENIFLGNGSDEPIDLLIRAFCEPGKDNVVTIDPTYGMYKVAADISGVELRKVSLTEDFQLNINDMLGETDKNTKLIFLCSPNNPTGNSLKKEAMLELSNQFEGLVIIDEAYIDFAPGQTLLGELEHYPNLIILQTFSKAWGMAGIRLGMAFASKELISVLNKIKYPYNLNILTQEKALELLDKKVTVQKWVKLLIAEREKMEKLLVEFPFVVKVYPSDANFLLVKMHDARGIYNYLVDEGIIVRDRSKVHLCDESLRITIGSSEENEKLLSSLKNLI, encoded by the coding sequence ATGGAACTAAATAATCTACTCCGCGAGAACATAAAAAACCTGAAGCCCTATTCTTCTGCGCGAGACGAATACAGTGGGGACGCAATGGTTTTTCTCGATGCAAACGAAAATCCGTTTAACGAGCCATACAACCGCTACCCCGATCCTTTGCAGCGAATTGTAAAAGAGAAAATTGCGGTGATAAAAAAAGTAGGATCGGAAAATATTTTTTTGGGAAATGGTAGCGATGAACCAATCGATTTGCTGATTCGCGCATTTTGCGAACCCGGTAAGGACAACGTAGTTACCATTGACCCAACTTACGGAATGTACAAGGTAGCCGCCGATATTTCGGGAGTTGAACTTCGGAAAGTTTCATTAACTGAAGATTTTCAGTTGAACATCAACGACATGCTTGGCGAAACCGACAAAAATACCAAGCTGATATTTTTATGCTCGCCCAACAATCCAACCGGCAACAGCCTGAAAAAAGAGGCGATGCTGGAACTGTCCAATCAATTTGAAGGGCTGGTAATTATCGACGAAGCATACATCGATTTTGCTCCCGGCCAAACCCTTTTAGGAGAACTGGAGCACTACCCCAACTTGATAATTCTGCAAACATTTTCGAAAGCATGGGGAATGGCTGGAATTCGTTTGGGAATGGCCTTTGCAAGTAAAGAATTGATTAGTGTTCTGAATAAAATTAAGTACCCATACAACCTGAATATTCTTACACAGGAAAAAGCACTGGAATTACTTGATAAAAAAGTAACCGTTCAGAAATGGGTAAAACTATTGATTGCCGAGCGCGAAAAAATGGAAAAACTGCTGGTTGAGTTTCCTTTTGTGGTTAAAGTTTATCCATCTGATGCCAACTTCCTTTTAGTAAAAATGCACGATGCACGTGGAATTTACAACTACCTGGTTGATGAAGGAATAATTGTTCGCGACCGTTCGAAAGTACATTTGTGCGACGAAAGTTTACGCATTACAATTGGCAGCTCGGAAGAGAACGAAAAACTACTGAGCTCCCTAAAAAACCTAATTTAA
- the hisB gene encoding bifunctional histidinol-phosphatase/imidazoleglycerol-phosphate dehydratase HisB, producing the protein MKKVLFIDRDGTLNYETADEQIDAFEKLEFLPKVFRNMHYIRKNLDYELVMVTNQDGLGTDSFPEDTFWPVHNFILKAFENEGVVFDDICIDRHFPEDNSTTRKPATGMLTKYLEGDYDLANSFVIGDRKTDIMLAKNLGAKGIFINNGDLVEELEKEGLADICALISDDWDDIYACVAAPQRTAKVVRTTKETNISISLNLDGSGVCNISTGLGFFDHMLEQIGRHSGVDLDIQVKGDLQVDEHHTIEDTALALGEAFKNAVGNKLGMERYGFCLPMDECLVMAAIDFGGRPWLVWDAEFKREMVGDMPTEMFMHFFKSFSDAALCNLNIKAEGANEHHKIEAIFKALAKSIKMAIRRDVFNFDLPSTKGTL; encoded by the coding sequence ATGAAGAAAGTACTATTTATAGACAGAGACGGAACCTTAAACTACGAAACTGCCGATGAGCAAATCGATGCTTTTGAGAAATTGGAGTTTCTTCCAAAGGTTTTCCGCAATATGCATTACATCCGAAAAAACCTGGATTACGAATTGGTGATGGTTACCAACCAGGATGGATTGGGAACGGATTCGTTTCCGGAGGATACATTCTGGCCGGTACATAACTTCATTCTGAAAGCATTTGAAAACGAAGGTGTTGTTTTTGATGACATATGTATTGACCGTCACTTTCCAGAGGATAACTCCACAACCCGCAAACCGGCAACCGGAATGCTTACAAAGTATTTGGAAGGTGATTACGATTTGGCAAACAGTTTTGTTATCGGCGACAGAAAGACTGATATAATGCTAGCCAAAAATCTTGGAGCAAAAGGTATATTTATTAATAACGGCGACCTGGTTGAAGAGCTGGAAAAGGAAGGACTGGCTGATATTTGTGCGTTAATTTCCGACGACTGGGACGATATTTACGCTTGTGTTGCTGCTCCTCAACGAACCGCAAAAGTGGTTCGCACAACTAAAGAAACCAATATTTCAATTTCGCTAAATCTGGATGGTTCAGGCGTGTGCAATATATCGACCGGGTTGGGATTCTTCGACCATATGCTGGAACAAATTGGCCGACACAGTGGCGTTGACCTTGATATACAGGTAAAAGGCGATTTACAGGTCGACGAACATCATACCATTGAAGATACGGCCTTGGCATTGGGTGAAGCATTTAAAAATGCTGTTGGCAATAAACTGGGCATGGAACGCTACGGTTTTTGCCTGCCAATGGACGAGTGTCTGGTAATGGCGGCTATTGACTTTGGTGGGCGTCCGTGGTTGGTTTGGGATGCCGAATTTAAACGCGAAATGGTTGGCGACATGCCCACCGAAATGTTTATGCATTTCTTTAAATCGTTCTCCGACGCTGCTTTATGCAATTTGAATATTAAAGCCGAAGGTGCTAACGAACACCATAAAATTGAAGCGATTTTTAAAGCCTTGGCAAAATCAATAAAAATGGCCATTCGCCGCGATGTATTTAACTTTGATTTGCCATCAACTAAAGGTACATTATAA
- the purU gene encoding formyltetrahydrofolate deformylase has translation MKTIKTLHEKKDTAILLIHCPDKQGILATVTEFLNKNKGNILYLDQHVDRQEKIFYMRVEWELENFAIPADKIGEYFDTLIGSPLQMNWKIYFSNSVPRMALFVSKMPHCLFDILARYTAGEWDVEIPMIISNHETLRPVAERFDIDFHYFPINKENKAEQEAAELKLLKENNIDFVVLARYMQILSEDFVKNYPNKVINIHHSFLPAFAGAKPYHAAHTRGVKIIGATSHYVTSDLDAGPIIEQDVTRCSHVDTVQKLIRKGRDLEKIVLSKAVYKHLQRKVLVYKNRTVVFN, from the coding sequence ATGAAGACAATAAAAACACTACACGAAAAAAAGGACACCGCAATACTTTTGATCCACTGTCCTGATAAACAAGGAATTCTTGCTACAGTAACTGAATTTCTGAACAAGAATAAAGGAAATATTCTTTACCTCGATCAGCATGTTGATCGCCAGGAAAAGATATTTTACATGCGGGTAGAATGGGAACTGGAAAATTTTGCGATTCCTGCAGATAAAATTGGTGAGTATTTTGACACCTTAATTGGCAGTCCGCTGCAAATGAACTGGAAGATCTATTTCTCCAATTCAGTTCCGCGAATGGCGCTGTTTGTATCGAAAATGCCGCATTGTTTATTCGATATTTTGGCGCGTTACACAGCCGGTGAGTGGGATGTGGAGATACCGATGATTATTAGTAATCACGAAACACTGCGTCCGGTTGCTGAACGTTTCGATATTGATTTCCACTATTTCCCGATAAATAAAGAGAACAAAGCCGAACAAGAGGCTGCAGAGCTAAAATTATTGAAGGAAAATAACATTGATTTTGTGGTGCTGGCGCGCTACATGCAAATTCTTTCGGAAGATTTTGTGAAGAATTATCCGAATAAAGTGATCAATATTCACCATTCATTTTTGCCGGCATTTGCGGGCGCAAAACCTTATCATGCTGCACACACGCGTGGAGTTAAAATTATTGGTGCAACCAGTCATTATGTAACTTCCGATCTTGATGCCGGCCCAATTATTGAACAAGACGTTACCCGCTGCAGTCATGTTGACACGGTACAAAAACTAATTCGTAAAGGTCGCGATCTGGAAAAGATTGTCCTGTCAAAAGCCGTTTACAAGCACCTTCAGCGCAAAGTGCTGGTTTATAAAAACCGCACGGTTGTGTTTAATTAA
- a CDS encoding four helix bundle protein — translation MKSYRDLEIYQSAYQLAIKVHKMTLTLPAYELYEQGSQVRHSTKSIKDNIVEGYGRNRYKQDFIRFLVYAQASCDEANSQLTMINELHFESKGLNDLIADYELLGRKLNKFIDYVERHRNEKN, via the coding sequence ATGAAAAGTTATAGAGATTTGGAAATTTATCAGTCTGCCTATCAACTAGCTATAAAAGTTCATAAAATGACCTTAACTTTACCTGCTTACGAACTGTATGAACAAGGAAGTCAGGTTAGACACTCAACAAAAAGTATAAAAGATAATATTGTTGAGGGCTATGGCAGAAACAGGTACAAACAGGACTTTATCCGGTTTCTGGTTTATGCGCAGGCTTCGTGTGATGAAGCCAACTCACAACTAACAATGATCAATGAACTTCATTTTGAATCGAAAGGCTTAAACGATTTGATAGCAGATTATGAACTTTTAGGAAGAAAACTTAATAAATTTATTGACTATGTTGAAAGGCACAGGAATGAAAAAAATTAA
- a CDS encoding TlpA disulfide reductase family protein, with the protein MKKLLSILSITFLAMTSFAQLNTIPEKEIPADYGYIVKIGEQMPDVTMELTDGTKVSTADLKGKVTMLQFTASWCSVCRKEMPHIEKEIWKKHKNNDDFVLIGVDMDEPLNKVKDFKETMEITYPLALDPGADIFYTFAAKGAGVTRNVIVDKTGKIVYMTRLFKKDEFNEMVEVIDLLLKK; encoded by the coding sequence ATGAAAAAACTACTATCCATCCTCAGCATAACATTTTTAGCCATGACTTCATTTGCCCAACTAAACACAATTCCAGAAAAAGAAATACCAGCCGATTACGGTTACATCGTAAAAATCGGGGAACAAATGCCCGATGTTACAATGGAACTCACCGACGGTACAAAAGTTTCAACAGCCGATTTAAAAGGCAAAGTTACCATGTTGCAATTTACTGCCAGCTGGTGTTCGGTGTGCCGCAAAGAAATGCCACATATTGAAAAAGAGATCTGGAAAAAACACAAAAACAACGATGATTTTGTACTGATTGGTGTTGATATGGACGAGCCGCTCAACAAGGTAAAAGATTTTAAGGAAACCATGGAAATTACTTATCCGTTGGCCCTTGATCCGGGAGCTGACATTTTTTACACTTTTGCCGCAAAAGGTGCCGGTGTTACCCGTAACGTGATTGTCGACAAAACGGGAAAAATCGTATATATGACCCGACTTTTTAAAAAAGACGAATTCAATGAAATGGTGGAAGTTATCGACTTATTATTGAAAAAATAA
- the hisH gene encoding imidazole glycerol phosphate synthase subunit HisH — MNIVIIKYNAGNIESVNNALNRLGVNAEITADHDKIRNADKVIFPGVGEASTTMSYLRENKLDELIISLKQPVLGICLGLQLMCSHSEENDTKCLGIFDEKVKRFIPKPGEEFVTKVPHMGWNAIKDLKSDLFTADLENEYVYFVHSYYAEKSEHTIATCDYILPFSAALHRDNFYATQFHPEKSGTIGAKILENFLKL; from the coding sequence ATGAATATTGTAATAATAAAATACAATGCCGGAAACATTGAGTCGGTAAACAATGCACTGAACCGATTGGGTGTGAATGCTGAGATCACGGCCGATCACGATAAGATCAGAAATGCAGACAAAGTGATCTTTCCGGGAGTTGGCGAGGCCAGCACAACAATGTCCTACCTGCGCGAAAACAAACTCGATGAACTGATCATTTCGCTGAAACAACCGGTTTTGGGAATTTGCCTCGGACTTCAGTTAATGTGTTCGCACTCGGAAGAAAACGATACCAAATGCCTGGGAATTTTTGATGAGAAGGTAAAACGCTTTATTCCAAAGCCCGGCGAAGAATTTGTCACCAAAGTTCCGCACATGGGATGGAATGCCATAAAAGACCTGAAAAGCGACCTTTTTACGGCCGACCTGGAAAATGAATACGTTTATTTCGTTCACTCGTATTACGCCGAAAAAAGCGAGCATACCATTGCCACCTGCGATTATATTCTTCCGTTTAGTGCAGCTTTACACCGCGATAATTTCTATGCCACACAGTTTCACCCGGAAAAAAGTGGAACTATTGGCGCAAAAATATTGGAGAACTTTCTAAAACTCTAA
- the argB gene encoding acetylglutamate kinase, with protein sequence MDRLTIIKVGGKVVEEPESLNALLDQFSKISGNKLLVHGGGRTATEMAKRLGIETKMVDGRRITDADMLEVVTMVYGGLVNKKIVAGLQARDMNAVGLTGADLGLIKAHKRPIQEVDYGFVGDVDDVNARELRMLIDENVIPVVAPLTHDAKGQLLNTNADTIASELAIELSNYFKVYLFYCFEKRGVLRDPNDEASVIYDLNYKLFDEYKTDGTISEGMIPKLDNGFRAKAKGVQEILITNPENIATGRGTRLT encoded by the coding sequence ATGGATAGGCTAACAATCATAAAAGTAGGTGGAAAAGTAGTTGAAGAACCGGAATCACTAAATGCTCTACTCGATCAATTCAGCAAGATCTCAGGAAACAAATTGCTTGTTCATGGAGGAGGCCGAACTGCCACTGAAATGGCAAAACGCCTTGGAATTGAGACAAAAATGGTTGATGGCCGCCGCATTACCGATGCCGACATGCTTGAAGTAGTTACCATGGTTTACGGCGGTTTGGTAAACAAGAAGATAGTTGCCGGGTTGCAGGCGCGAGACATGAATGCAGTGGGACTTACCGGAGCCGACCTAGGTTTAATAAAGGCCCACAAACGACCTATACAGGAAGTTGATTACGGTTTTGTTGGCGATGTTGACGACGTAAATGCCCGCGAACTGCGCATGCTTATCGATGAAAATGTTATTCCGGTTGTTGCGCCACTAACTCACGACGCAAAAGGCCAGTTACTAAATACCAATGCTGATACAATTGCCTCAGAGTTAGCCATCGAATTATCGAATTACTTTAAGGTTTACCTTTTCTATTGTTTCGAGAAACGTGGTGTTTTGCGCGATCCAAACGATGAAGCTTCGGTGATTTACGATCTCAACTATAAATTATTTGATGAATACAAAACCGACGGCACCATCAGCGAAGGAATGATTCCGAAGCTGGACAACGGTTTCAGGGCAAAAGCAAAAGGTGTGCAGGAAATCCTGATCACCAACCCCGAAAATATTGCAACCGGCCGCGGTACACGACTTACCTAA
- a CDS encoding Crp/Fnr family transcriptional regulator, giving the protein MAHNSTENCNNGSKLHGGGCKSCIKEHKNNIFSPLNQEEVEFLIDKKRQIVYNIGETITKQNTASTSVICINEGLAKFYVESANGKNVIVRIAKAGDFISGGGLFNGNFQHFSVSAITKVRCCMIDSANLTSIFAKNNEFAVKLLRNHTKQNNYLLKKLVDHTQKYMPGRVADTLLYLKNEIFNSDEFSVPLTRQELAEMSNMTKESFVRILHQFKDSNYINTKGNTISILDESSLVSISENG; this is encoded by the coding sequence ATGGCGCACAACAGTACCGAAAATTGTAACAATGGCAGTAAGCTTCATGGAGGAGGTTGCAAATCGTGTATAAAAGAGCATAAAAACAACATCTTTTCACCCCTCAACCAGGAAGAAGTTGAATTTCTTATTGACAAAAAACGACAAATTGTATATAACATCGGTGAGACGATCACCAAACAAAATACAGCATCAACTTCGGTGATTTGTATTAACGAAGGGCTGGCTAAATTTTATGTTGAAAGTGCAAACGGTAAAAACGTAATTGTTCGCATTGCCAAAGCCGGTGACTTTATCAGCGGCGGTGGTCTTTTTAACGGAAACTTCCAGCATTTTAGTGTTTCAGCAATTACTAAAGTCAGGTGTTGTATGATTGACTCTGCCAACCTAACCAGCATTTTTGCAAAGAACAACGAATTTGCCGTTAAATTACTGCGAAACCATACCAAACAAAACAATTACCTGCTAAAAAAACTGGTCGACCATACACAGAAATATATGCCGGGAAGAGTAGCCGATACTTTACTGTATTTAAAGAATGAAATTTTCAACTCCGATGAATTTTCTGTGCCTCTTACGCGGCAGGAATTAGCAGAGATGTCGAACATGACAAAAGAAAGCTTTGTACGGATTCTTCACCAATTTAAAGACTCCAATTACATTAATACCAAGGGAAATACAATAAGCATATTAGACGAAAGTTCACTAGTTTCAATTAGCGAAAATGGATAA
- a CDS encoding cytochrome c3 family protein codes for MNYKSISKLFMLGFILAFMFSSCTKEGPMGLPGADGTDGTDGADGMDGNQTCLVCHTQSNMDAITAAFTEHPHAAGTSFAYAGTRTGCAQCHSDEGYVTYITTGAEIAPAVGAPLECSTCHNNHRSLEEGISAPLYSIEEVASAAIDGKTYNFEASNLCASCHQARSTPASYYPSDAETYTRTFTGDDIVAYQAHGAVGPNGSKTLNATEDTLTVVFDVPLTHVYTSSTHAGPHHGPQANMIAADMGSQIGTPFEQAHHTCINCHMHGEDGASGHSYVADLDMCNNCHGDAVDIEGIQTDIATRMAAVEAALEDLGAIHVAEDGVHPMYASLPKDQWDAFFNYMCLWEDKSHGAHNPGYARQLLNQAEAALGL; via the coding sequence ATGAACTACAAATCTATCTCAAAATTATTCATGCTGGGTTTTATTCTGGCATTCATGTTTTCTTCATGTACAAAAGAAGGGCCTATGGGACTTCCTGGTGCCGACGGAACTGATGGAACCGATGGAGCCGATGGTATGGACGGGAATCAAACCTGTTTAGTATGTCATACACAATCCAATATGGATGCCATTACCGCTGCATTTACAGAACACCCACATGCAGCTGGTACTTCATTTGCTTATGCTGGTACCAGAACAGGCTGTGCTCAATGTCACTCTGATGAAGGTTACGTAACTTATATTACAACTGGCGCTGAAATCGCTCCTGCAGTTGGTGCTCCGCTTGAGTGTTCAACATGTCATAACAACCACAGAAGTTTGGAAGAAGGTATAAGCGCACCACTTTACAGTATTGAAGAGGTTGCATCAGCTGCAATTGATGGAAAAACATATAACTTTGAAGCTTCAAACCTTTGTGCCTCTTGTCACCAAGCCAGATCTACTCCAGCTTCTTATTATCCATCAGATGCAGAAACATATACGCGTACATTCACTGGTGACGATATTGTGGCTTACCAAGCCCACGGTGCTGTAGGACCTAATGGATCAAAAACTTTAAATGCTACCGAAGATACATTAACTGTCGTTTTTGATGTTCCTTTGACTCACGTTTACACCAGCAGTACACATGCCGGACCACACCACGGACCTCAGGCTAATATGATTGCTGCTGATATGGGTTCTCAAATTGGTACTCCATTCGAACAAGCTCACCATACTTGTATTAATTGCCACATGCATGGTGAAGATGGCGCTAGTGGTCACTCTTATGTTGCTGATCTAGATATGTGTAATAACTGCCATGGTGATGCAGTTGATATTGAAGGTATCCAAACTGATATCGCTACAAGAATGGCTGCTGTTGAAGCTGCTTTAGAAGACCTTGGTGCGATCCATGTTGCTGAAGACGGAGTACATCCAATGTACGCATCTTTACCTAAAGATCAGTGGGATGCATTTTTTAATTACATGTGCTTATGGGAAGATAAGAGTCACGGAGCACATAACCCAGGTTACGCAAGACAATTGCTAAACCAGGCTGAAGCTGCCTTAGGTTTATAG
- a CDS encoding DUF5777 family beta-barrel protein, which produces MKKYILILIILGVTFSSSFAQEETADPVYAFNSGILIDAQTSYIPDARTLEFVIQHKFGSMENGKSDLWGIYGSSNVRLGLNYVPVKNFQIGAGITKRFMYTDLNAKWKVLQQKTSGMPVSFTLFGNVAIDGRDADIIGTGKTVDTKGQTMPNYIDLNDRLSYFSQAMVTRKFCEGFTLQAGASFTHYNMVGWDYDHDVIGVHLSGKIKFSPQGSFIFNYDKPLKIKDITEQYTWDTHAKENVAIGVEFFTFTHAFQIYVGTAQGILPQDMMMYNQKDWTNKGLAFGFTITRIWMF; this is translated from the coding sequence ATGAAAAAATACATATTGATTCTGATTATTTTAGGAGTGACTTTTTCCAGTTCATTTGCCCAGGAAGAGACAGCTGATCCGGTATACGCCTTTAACAGCGGAATATTGATCGATGCACAAACATCTTACATTCCTGATGCACGTACCCTGGAGTTTGTTATTCAACACAAATTCGGTTCAATGGAAAACGGAAAATCCGACTTGTGGGGAATTTATGGGAGTTCTAATGTAAGGTTAGGATTAAATTATGTTCCTGTAAAAAATTTCCAGATCGGGGCAGGTATTACCAAAAGATTCATGTACACCGATCTTAATGCAAAGTGGAAAGTACTTCAACAAAAAACCAGCGGCATGCCTGTATCTTTTACCCTATTTGGTAATGTAGCCATTGATGGAAGGGATGCCGATATTATAGGAACCGGAAAAACTGTTGATACAAAAGGCCAGACAATGCCGAATTATATTGACCTTAACGACCGGCTTTCTTATTTTTCGCAAGCTATGGTTACCCGTAAATTTTGTGAAGGATTTACATTACAGGCCGGTGCAAGTTTTACCCACTATAATATGGTAGGATGGGATTACGACCATGATGTAATTGGGGTTCATCTTAGTGGAAAAATTAAATTCTCTCCACAGGGATCATTTATTTTTAACTACGACAAACCACTAAAAATAAAAGACATTACAGAGCAATACACCTGGGATACTCATGCTAAGGAAAACGTAGCAATTGGTGTTGAATTCTTTACGTTCACTCACGCGTTCCAGATTTATGTGGGAACTGCACAGGGTATTCTTCCTCAGGATATGATGATGTATAACCAAAAAGACTGGACAAACAAAGGTCTTGCCTTTGGTTTTACCATAACACGTATCTGGATGTTCTAG
- a CDS encoding cytochrome c3 family protein, protein MKYFISLQVLMLFTLSLRSFGQFYDDPKNHDCLKCHSKQTYSFHNDMMDTEEKRLMNPYLIIDTLRLHTGVHQNFDCTDCHSFDYMTYPHAASLKLEPMMTCLDCHAGDESFAKYEFEKIDEEVNKSIHRQSFGDNFTCSKCHNQHYYSTTARTSSSIVEIVENSNNMCLSCHNDMKKFSLISGDLKSAVVEIHDWLPNQELHFKHVRCIECHTAVEDDLMVSHNILSKDQAVRRCAECHSANSLLKASLYKYQNLQERAEDGSALGVLSNENYVIGSHQIPILKTISLIIFFAAFAGIIIHVIFRIIIKKK, encoded by the coding sequence ATGAAATATTTCATATCATTACAAGTTCTGATGCTTTTTACGCTTTCCTTACGAAGCTTCGGACAGTTCTACGATGATCCAAAAAATCACGATTGTTTAAAGTGTCACTCCAAGCAAACCTATTCCTTCCATAACGACATGATGGATACTGAGGAGAAACGGCTGATGAATCCGTACCTGATTATTGATACCTTGAGGTTACATACAGGTGTTCATCAAAATTTCGACTGTACGGATTGTCACTCATTCGACTACATGACCTATCCGCATGCTGCATCGTTAAAGCTGGAACCAATGATGACATGTCTGGATTGCCACGCCGGCGATGAGTCGTTTGCAAAATACGAGTTTGAAAAGATAGACGAAGAAGTAAATAAGAGTATTCACCGTCAGAGTTTTGGAGATAACTTTACGTGTTCAAAATGCCATAACCAACACTACTACTCTACTACTGCCCGCACAAGTAGCAGTATTGTTGAGATTGTTGAAAACAGCAATAACATGTGTTTATCATGTCATAACGATATGAAAAAATTCAGTTTGATATCCGGTGATCTTAAATCTGCTGTTGTTGAGATTCACGACTGGCTGCCAAACCAGGAGCTCCATTTTAAACATGTACGTTGTATCGAGTGCCATACCGCTGTTGAAGACGATTTGATGGTTTCGCACAACATTCTTTCTAAAGATCAGGCAGTGCGCCGTTGTGCCGAATGCCACTCGGCAAATTCATTGCTAAAAGCGTCGTTATACAAATACCAAAATCTGCAGGAAAGAGCCGAAGACGGATCTGCACTTGGAGTACTCTCGAATGAAAATTACGTGATTGGATCACACCAAATTCCAATTTTGAAAACAATTAGCTTGATCATCTTTTTTGCAGCATTTGCAGGAATTATCATCCACGTAATATTTAGAATCATCATCAAAAAGAAATAA
- a CDS encoding cytochrome b/b6 domain-containing protein, which produces MSSENKIYFYPLWLRIWHGINALGIILLIITGISMNSGFEESLISFKLIITVHNYAGVIVTLNYLLFLIGNMVTSNKKFYIVKPKNFLKRPMKQAYYYAWGMFHGMKAPYPLSEKRKFNPLQKYTYLIVMYIIVPLVIISGIGLMFPELIFNKVYNISGVLITAVTHSAMGFFISIFLIIHLYIASIGKSPLDNFRSIVNGWHHV; this is translated from the coding sequence ATGAGCTCAGAGAACAAAATATATTTCTACCCGCTTTGGTTACGCATTTGGCATGGTATTAACGCCTTGGGTATCATTCTTCTTATCATTACCGGAATTAGTATGAATTCGGGTTTTGAAGAATCGCTAATAAGCTTTAAACTAATCATTACCGTGCACAATTATGCAGGAGTAATCGTTACTTTAAACTACCTGTTGTTTTTAATAGGCAACATGGTAACCTCGAATAAAAAGTTTTACATTGTTAAACCAAAGAACTTTCTGAAACGCCCAATGAAACAGGCTTACTATTATGCATGGGGAATGTTTCATGGAATGAAAGCTCCATACCCACTTTCGGAAAAACGGAAATTCAATCCTTTGCAAAAATATACTTACCTAATAGTAATGTACATTATTGTTCCGTTGGTAATAATTTCTGGTATTGGATTAATGTTTCCCGAACTGATATTCAACAAGGTATACAACATCAGCGGTGTTCTTATCACAGCGGTAACGCATTCAGCAATGGGATTCTTTATTTCCATATTCCTGATCATTCACCTTTACATTGCATCAATTGGCAAATCGCCTCTTGATAATTTCAGAAGTATTGTAAATGGGTGGCACCACGTATAA